A genomic segment from Treponema sp. J25 encodes:
- a CDS encoding DUF58 domain-containing protein has protein sequence MTRRELLEKIRTFPILARGLSWDVVSGEFRSLFKGQGMEFSEVRPYEVGDDVRTIDWNVTARFNHPYVKLFQEEREMPLYLIVDFSASMGSPSRVRRIDQALLVGALLAFSAQRMGRRVGALFFSEEVTSYLEARKNFPAVMELILRALDIPCDGTESRLDKAFDFLGGSLKRKSFLVVISDFYCTAWEQSLGRLANRHDLLLIHLVDPNEKDFPSLGTVPLQDPESQRSMVVPTHLKGFNREWQSWQEERRIYVQQVARRYDVGYLAISTAEDPYKALRAFFNRRQ, from the coding sequence ATGACCAGAAGGGAATTGCTGGAAAAAATCCGAACCTTCCCGATCCTTGCCAGGGGGCTTTCCTGGGATGTGGTGTCAGGGGAATTCCGTTCCCTCTTTAAGGGCCAGGGAATGGAATTCTCTGAGGTCCGTCCCTATGAAGTAGGGGATGATGTGCGAACCATCGATTGGAATGTTACGGCCCGTTTTAATCATCCCTATGTAAAGTTGTTTCAGGAAGAACGGGAAATGCCCCTCTATCTGATCGTGGATTTTTCTGCTTCCATGGGAAGTCCCTCCCGGGTCCGGCGTATAGACCAGGCCCTGCTTGTGGGTGCCCTCCTCGCTTTTTCGGCCCAACGAATGGGACGGCGGGTGGGGGCTCTTTTCTTTTCGGAGGAAGTGACCTCCTACCTGGAGGCCCGTAAAAATTTCCCCGCCGTAATGGAACTCATCCTTCGGGCCCTGGATATCCCCTGCGATGGGACAGAGTCCCGTCTTGATAAGGCCTTTGACTTTCTGGGGGGAAGTCTGAAAAGAAAGAGTTTCCTGGTGGTTATTTCGGATTTTTACTGTACCGCCTGGGAGCAGAGCCTCGGAAGATTGGCAAATCGCCACGATCTTTTGTTGATCCATCTGGTGGATCCGAATGAAAAGGATTTCCCCTCCCTGGGGACGGTACCCCTTCAGGATCCTGAAAGCCAGCGAAGCATGGTGGTTCCTACCCACCTTAAAGGGTTCAACCGGGAATGGCAAAGCTGGCAGGAAGAACGGCGGATCTATGTACAACAGGTAGCTCGGCGCTATGATGTGGGATATCTTGCGATTTCTACTGCCGAGGATCCCTATAAGGCTCTACGGGCCTTCTTTAATCGGCGACAATAA